GCGCCACTTGGAAGCCCTCCTCCTGGTCATGAATCAGGATCGCCTCCTCCTTGTTTCAGGCAGTGGAGAGGTGATTGAACCGGATGACGGGATGATGGCCATCGGATCCGGTGGCAATTACGCCTTGGCTGCCGGCAGGGCGCTGAAGCGACATGCTCCTCACCTGAGCGCCGAGGAGATGGCCAGAACGGCGTTGTCCATTGCTGCCGACATTTGCGTCTACACGAATCACCAGATTGTCGTGGAGACGTTGGCGGGAGAGGGAGGCGGGAATGGATGAACCAGACGCTGACGCCCAAGCAGATTGTCGCCGAGCTGGACAAATACATCGTCGGTCAGCAACAAGCCAAAAAGGCCGTCGCGGTTGCCCTTCGCAATCGCTATCGGCGGAGCCTGCTGCCGCCGGAAATGCGGGATGAGATTGTGCCGAAAAACATCTTGATGATCGGCCCGACTGGTGTCGGAAAGACAGAAATTGCCCGCCGTTTGGCCAAGCTGGTGGGGGCGCCGTTCATCAAGGTGGAGGCGACAAAGTACACCGAGGTAGGGTATGTGGGTCGCGATGTGGAATCGATGATCCGCGATTTGACCGAAATCGCCGTTCGCATGGTCAAGCAGGAGAAAATTGAACAGGTCCAGGATCGGGCCGAACAGATGGCCAATGAACGGATTATTTCCATCCTTGTTCCTGGCCAGCGCAAAACGAGGCCGTTTAAAAACCCCTTGGAACTGCTCTTTAACCCTGATGATGGCAAAGAGCCGGAGGATGCTTTCCATGACCAGCAACTGGAGCAACAACGCCGGGAGATTCGAGAACGGCTGAACAGCGGACAGCTGGAAGATGAGCTCATCGAAATCGAGGTTGAAGACAATATTCCAAACATGTTTGAGATCATTTCCAATACCGGCGTTGAACAGATGGGCATTAACATGCAGGAGTTGTTTGGCAGTTTCCTGCCGAAAAAGACAAAAAAGCGCCGCCTTCCCATCCGGGAAGCCCGGAAGATCCTGACTCAGCAGGAAGCGATGAAACTGATCGACATGGAAGAGGTGATCCGGGAGTCGATCCAGCGAGTGGAACAATCCGGCATCGTGTTCATCGATGAGATCGACAAGATCGCCAGCAAGGAGCATGGCCCGGATGTCTCCCGTGAGGGGGTACAGCGGGACATCTTGCCGATCATCGAAGGTTCTACCGTGATGACAAAATACGGTCCGGTGAAGACCGATTATATTCTGTTCATCGCTGCGGGAGCTTTTCACATCGCGAAACCGTCAGACTTGATTCCTGAGCTGCAGGGCCGGCTGCCGATTCGCGTCGAACTGGATAACCTGACCGAAGAGGACTTTGTCCGGATCCTCAAGGAACCGAAAAACGCCTTGTTGAGACAGTACAGTGCGTTGCTGGAAACGGAAGGTATCCAGGTTCACTTTACGGAAGAAGCGATCCGCGAAATCGCCAGATTGGCCACCAGAGTCAACCAGCAGACAGACAACATTGGCGCCCGCAGACTGCACACGCTGCTGGAGAAATTGCTGGAGGATCTTTCGTTTGAGGCGCCGGACATCAATCTGGAAAAAGTGGAAATCACCCCTGAGTATGTCAGGGAAAAATTGGGACCGATTGTGGAAGATGAGGATTTAAGTCAATATATTTTATAAATGTTAAAATAGAAAAAAAGAAGCCTTGAGAAGGAGGATGTTGTAACGATGAATCTGCTAGCCAAAACACGTCGAATCAACCGTCTTTTGCAAAGAACGGCAGGACATGCTGTCAATTTCAATGAGATGGCTGAAGTGTTGAGCGATGTCATTGAAGCGAATACCTTTGTCGTCAGCCGGAAAGGAAAAATGCTGGGCGTCTCGATTTACACGCCGATCGAAAATGATCGCCTGAACAAGATGATCGAGGACCGCCGTTTTCCCCAGGAGTACAACAACCTGCTGTTGAAGGAAGATGAGACGAAGGCGAACATCACGCTGGACAGCCCGCTCACCGTTTTTCCGGTAGAAATGCGCGGCATTTTGGACAAGGCCTACACGACCCTCGTTCCGGTGGTTGCCGGCGGGGAGCGTCTCGGCACGTTGCTTTTGGCGCGACTGAACAAGGAATTTGTGGATGATGACCTGATTCTGGGCGAATACGGCGCGACGGTTGTCGGCATGGAGATCTTGCGTGAGCGTTCGGAGGCGGTCGAACAGGAGGCCCGCAGCAAGGCGGTCGTCCAAATGGCCATCGGTTCCCTTTCCTACAGCGAAATGGAAGCAGTTGAACATATTTTCGAAGAGCTCAACGGCAAGGAAGGGCTCTTGGTCGCCAGCAAGATTGCGGATCGGGTGGGGATTACCCGTTCTGTCATCGTCAATGCGCTGCGGAAGCTGGAAAGTGCCGGGGTGATTGAATCCCGTTCGCTCGGTATGAAGGGAACCTACATCAAGGTGTTGAATGAAAAGCTGCTGACCGAACTGGAAAAACTGAAGGCAGAATCCTGATGGCAGGGCGCGTGTCATATTGAAACGTTTCGCCAATCCTTCCTCTTCGGTGATCTGTGGCCGCAAGAGGAGGGATTTTTTGTTTTTCTATGTTTATTTATGTATCTTATTGTCGTCCTATGAAATTTGTGGTATGGTAAAACTGACCAATTAATAGATAAATATTTCCAATGTGATTTCCCAGGACAGGGCAAACCCAGCGAAAGCTGGCGGCGCAAAGCAATGGGTCTAAAGCGCGGCGAGATGCCGCGCCATGACTGCCATGCTGCACTTGGGGTGCCTTGTCGTTTTGCGACAAGGCTTATTTATTTCGCTTCTGAGATCTAAGTATGTGCACGAAAATCGTTTTATGAGGCGGTATCTTCATTCAGTGAAATTTTAGCGAAAAGAGGTGAAAGGTGCAGGAAAAGGATTTCTTATGTCGAATAAGACAAATATTGAATAAAATTGCAGCAAATGGTATACGACTGACATCCAATCCATCGTATGAGGCAAGGAAGTGAGAAAATGACCATTCTCCCTCCTGAGTTGAACCTTGCGCTGGATGCCGCCGCACTCCGGCAGCGGGTGTTGGCCGACAATGTGGCCAATGCGGAGACACCTTATTTTCGCCGTTCAGATGTGCGTTTTGCGCAGGTTTTGAAAGATGCGTATGACCGGCACGCGTTCATCGGGAAGAAAACGGATCCCCGCCATCTGCAGATCGGCAAAAGTCCCGTGCCGGAGATTCAGGTGGTTCAGGAAGGGCGCCTGACCAACTCCAATGCCCAGAGCAATGTGGATCTGGATTACGAGATGGCGTCCATGGCGCAGAATGCCCTCTGGTATCAGGCGCTGGTTCAACAGACCTCACATGTCCTGGCGCAATACCGACGTGTCCTTGAAGGGAGATAAGCGTGATGCAGATGTTTGACGGACTGGCAATCAGCGCATCCGGTTTGACGGCCCAGCGTTTCCGCATGGATGTGGTGGCTTCCAACATCGCCAATGCCCAGACGACGCGGAGCCAATACGTGGACGGCCAGTGGCTGCCGTACCGGCGGAAGATGGTTCAGTTTGCCCCGTTGGGGGGCGGATTTGCCAGCCATTTGCAGAAAGCGATGGGCAGGATCGGGCCTGGCCAGGGCGTGGTGGTCAGGCGCATCGTGGAGGACCCGACACCCTTTCAGCAAGTATACATGCCGGAGCACCCGGATGCCAACGCTGAAGGATATGTCCTTTTGCCAAATGTGGACATATTGAAGGAACAAGTGGACATGCTGACCGCCACCCGGATGTATGAGGCCAATGTGACCGCTTTTCAGGCAAGCAAGACCATGCTGGCCAAAGCGCTTGAAATTGGAAGGGGTTGATCCGCTTGCTCAGTTCTGTGATGAATCAGCTGATGGCACCGGGCATTGACGGAGGTCAGGGTGTCCATTCCCCGCAGCAAACCGTCTCGCGCGAAATCACGGACAGCTTTAAGACGTTTTTGGCAGAAGCGCTACAAAAGGTAAACCAACAACAGATCCGCGCCGAACAGATGACACAGCAGCTGGTCAGCGGGCAGGCCGAGAACCTGCACGATGTGATGATTGCCGCCGAAGAGGCCGCCATCAGCCTGCAGATGGCTGTTCAAATCCGCAACAAAGTGGTGGAAGCGTATCAGGAGATCATGCGGATGCAAATCTAACCGGCCGTCTCACGTGGCCAGAGGATGGCTGGCAGGCTATCCTGCCATGAAATTTTGCAATGAAAGCGGAAGAGTGAGCACGAGGTGACATGGTGAACGAAACCCTGAAGCAGTATTGGTCACGTCTTACTGAGTGGTGGGGAACATTTTCCAGGAGGCAGAAAATTTTTTATCTCGCAGCTGTTCTTGCGGCAATCATTCTGCTGGTTTCCCTTGTCGTCTGGTTGACGCGGCCGGAATATGAAGTCGTCTTTTACGATTTGGAACCGAAGGACGCCCAGACGGTGACCCAGCAACTGACGGAAATGGGAATACCTTACCGCCTGTCGCAAGACGGAACGATGGTTTCGGTGCCCAAGTCGGAGGCGGCGAATGTCAAAGTACAGCTGGCGGATAAAATTCAGAGCGGTTCCATCGGTTATGAAGTGTTCATGCAAAACCTGGGTTTGGGCATGACGCAGGAACAGTTCAAAGTGCTGGAAAAGGGCGTCATCGAAGGGGAACTGGAGCGGTTGATCAAGCAACTGGACGGCGTCAAGGATGCCGATGTGATGATCACGATGCCGCAGCGGAGCGTTTGGCTGACCGATGAGCAAAACCCGGCCACCGCTTCGGTCGTCCTGGAGCTGGAACCGGGCACCCGCCTGGAACCCCAACAGATTAACAGCCTGTACCAGCTCATTTCGAAAAGCGTGCCCAATCTGCCCGTTGAAAACATTTCGCTCGTCGATCAAAACGGCATGCTGCTTTCGACC
Above is a genomic segment from Bacillus thermozeamaize containing:
- a CDS encoding HslU--HslV peptidase ATPase subunit; this encodes MNQTLTPKQIVAELDKYIVGQQQAKKAVAVALRNRYRRSLLPPEMRDEIVPKNILMIGPTGVGKTEIARRLAKLVGAPFIKVEATKYTEVGYVGRDVESMIRDLTEIAVRMVKQEKIEQVQDRAEQMANERIISILVPGQRKTRPFKNPLELLFNPDDGKEPEDAFHDQQLEQQRREIRERLNSGQLEDELIEIEVEDNIPNMFEIISNTGVEQMGINMQELFGSFLPKKTKKRRLPIREARKILTQQEAMKLIDMEEVIRESIQRVEQSGIVFIDEIDKIASKEHGPDVSREGVQRDILPIIEGSTVMTKYGPVKTDYILFIAAGAFHIAKPSDLIPELQGRLPIRVELDNLTEEDFVRILKEPKNALLRQYSALLETEGIQVHFTEEAIREIARLATRVNQQTDNIGARRLHTLLEKLLEDLSFEAPDINLEKVEITPEYVREKLGPIVEDEDLSQYIL
- a CDS encoding transcriptional repressor CodY, encoding MNLLAKTRRINRLLQRTAGHAVNFNEMAEVLSDVIEANTFVVSRKGKMLGVSIYTPIENDRLNKMIEDRRFPQEYNNLLLKEDETKANITLDSPLTVFPVEMRGILDKAYTTLVPVVAGGERLGTLLLARLNKEFVDDDLILGEYGATVVGMEILRERSEAVEQEARSKAVVQMAIGSLSYSEMEAVEHIFEELNGKEGLLVASKIADRVGITRSVIVNALRKLESAGVIESRSLGMKGTYIKVLNEKLLTELEKLKAES
- a CDS encoding flagellar basal-body rod protein FlgB; this encodes MTILPPELNLALDAAALRQRVLADNVANAETPYFRRSDVRFAQVLKDAYDRHAFIGKKTDPRHLQIGKSPVPEIQVVQEGRLTNSNAQSNVDLDYEMASMAQNALWYQALVQQTSHVLAQYRRVLEGR
- a CDS encoding flagellar basal body rod protein FlgC codes for the protein MQMFDGLAISASGLTAQRFRMDVVASNIANAQTTRSQYVDGQWLPYRRKMVQFAPLGGGFASHLQKAMGRIGPGQGVVVRRIVEDPTPFQQVYMPEHPDANAEGYVLLPNVDILKEQVDMLTATRMYEANVTAFQASKTMLAKALEIGRG
- a CDS encoding flagellar hook-basal body complex protein FliE, which translates into the protein MAPGIDGGQGVHSPQQTVSREITDSFKTFLAEALQKVNQQQIRAEQMTQQLVSGQAENLHDVMIAAEEAAISLQMAVQIRNKVVEAYQEIMRMQI